The DNA segment CAAGCACGGCATTGGTAGTTTCCCGAGTCGGAACGATCCAATCGCGTCCTAGTGAAGGGAACCGAAGCGGTCGGGACACTAGGCGCTTGGCTGATGCTGAAGAGGCGGCCATTGAGGTGCCAGCTAACTTCCATAGCCGGGGGGTTGGCGTTAACTTCGCATTCCATGAAGAGGTCTTCTCCGGAGTCGATTTTCGTGGCGTTGACCGTCAGTCGAAGCGATGGCTTGTCTGCAATTCCCCAAAACAAGATTGAATAAAGGAACTGAGGTTCTCGTGTATGAGCAGCAGATAATAAGGGCGAGGTTTTCTTTGTACGAATTCGACATCACAAATAGGAATTCAAGTTAGAATATTTTTGCCGACGCCATTTCGGGGTACTTCTCGGATTACAGAATAACTGATGAAAAGGATGCGTGTTCACAACAGGTAGAATTGGTGCATGCACACACCTGACATGCGGCCGACGTCTAGAAGGAGGTAACGTTTCAGTTTAAATAGCCAAAGGAAAGTGTTGTCGCAACCCTCTCCTGCCGCACGCCTAAAAAGCCCCTGCTCCTCGCAGGCATATGGTAACAAGTCGAACAAAGTCTAGTTATGACGTTCCTATCTTTCCTTCCGCCCACtgccctttctccctctctctctctctgcgtggtTTTTCAAATGACTAATGTGAGTTTTAGATATTTCAGCAATCCGAAGTACGCTTCACAAAATCATTTCTTACTCCGCTCCTCttagtaaacattttttttttcattacttctCTCGTGCTAAGCAGCACGCCGCTTCGAACATGACCAGGACAAACACTCCGCCTTTATTGCACAAGTGTACTGTTCTTATCAACTCTGCACGGTGACTCGAATTTTATTGCTaccttcaaggttaagtgtatgCAAACGTTAGCAAACATTGTCTCCCAGTCATAATGCGGGCGAAGTCTGAGATCGCGGAAGTGAAGAGACAACATGATAAAAGAAAGTAGGCGTGCAGACACTGGACACAAAAGAAACGGACACATCGCTCATTACGCGATGACTTCATCTCTTATTCCCAGTATGTACGGTCACACATTGATCCCCGACATAAGGTCGCCGTTCCTTCTTGTAGGACTTCCACTTTCCATAACGCATTTCTTCCTAGGACTTGTGAGGACTGGAACCACCCTCCTGCTCTCATTGCAGACATCACCGGTCATCAACGTTTCCGGACCACTTTAACTAACAGCAGCTAATTGGTTTAGCCTAGGTTTTTGTTGTTGGTCTTTATCTTTACCTCTATTGTATTCGTGTTTGATACCACACGGCTCTGTTATGCTTCAGCACTGAGggtacaatgaatgaatgaatgaatgaatgaatgaatgaatgaatgaatgaatgaatgaatgaatgaatgaatgtatgaatgaatgaatgaatggagaTGTCCGAATCTGCAGGCCAACTTTCTTTTATGATGAATTCATACCAACATGCTCAACTTTCTCTCGTTGTAATCTTCATGTAGAGACAACAGCGACAATCTCACAGTGAACGTCGACGACGAAGCTGGCGTTCAGCCGGTCTTCGGTGACTGGATGAGCGACGACACACGTGATCGTCTTGCCTCGGTCCTTGGCGGACACCGTCAACGTCAGCACACTGGTGGCAACATCGGTATCCTCTTGTACGTGGGTGAATGTGGCGTCCTGAGGACCTTCGCCACCGACGTACCACGTGACCAGGGGAGCGGGTCTCGAACCCAGTACCTCGCACTCCACGCTGGCAGGTACGCCATCCTTGAACGGCCGAGCCCTGATACGCACTGATGATGCAGGCGCTGCAACGCAGAAGGTGTGTCGGTTACAGGGGCTGAGGCTTTAAACTTAGCATACAAGTAGGCCAAGCTCAAGAGACACCTGCAATTCTGAAGCACGCAGATGCACAAGAAGTAcgctctaaaaagaaaaaaaaacgagtcccTTTACATCTTGTTAGTCCTGACTTGTCGCATCAACTCCCTTTAAAGATAtacgttaactctctttcggAGATCAGTATACGGTCTTTTGGATAGTCTTGGGAGGCGCCATTCTCCAAAAGATGGTTAACGTGTATTGTTGAAGAGataaaaaattcgtaaacaggcgttgtgctggagccgatgtttcgaccaGTGTATTTGTCTTCTTCacggctgcaactgctttctctGAACTGCAAGGCGGCAACTGCAGCCttaagaagacaagtttgcttgtcgaaatGTCTCCAGCACACTCTCtatttacgaatttttcatcacgaGCTCCCATCTTTCCCTGACTCCTGCCCTTTAtcgttaaagagagttatactATATGTGACAAGTCGGGACTGAGCAAAATAGTAACAGTTACTTTTTTTAGAATGTAGTAAGTGATGTTTTAATCCAATGTCTGCATTTTTAAAGCTGCAAGCACTACATGTGCTTTGAGCGATGTCCCAACGCCCCACCAATTGTTGAAAAACGCACTGGAAAAGTTTCTAACGCTTCAACGCTCTCAAACGCTCTCAACCGTACAGAAATATCTAATCCCGTAGCCCGAAAGCAATACCCACAGTACTTCAACAACGTGTATTCTGCAGGTGCTCTGTCGTGTCTTTATCTATCGTACCCTGCCTTCAGCTTGCCATGGATATCAATAGAAGCGCGTCATATTTCCGTAAAGTGTGAGTAAGCTATAGCGGAAATAAGCAACTGTATTTGAACAAAGACTTCATCTAATATTCTACGTATCTTGTAAAAAACAACACTTTGCTACTCGTTTTCGCACATGGAATTATGTTTCTCCTATGGCTGACACCCTCAAGTTTAAGGAGCAAATCCGAATCGTATGTGTCGAGAAATGTAATTGTCTTACTGGCCGACTTTTCATTGCTAGTAAAAATGATGATATCTGTAAAAGACGACACGAAAAATGCAATAAATTCTTGTACCCATGACCGCGAAATTCTTCTCTCAGCTGCTTCTGTATATACCAGATGGTCCGAATCATCACAGTGTGTTTAACTCATTGTATATGTAGGTGAAGCTCACTGTAGCGCGAAGCAAATATGTATAGCAGCAAAGGTATGGGCGTTAGCAATAGGTCCACAGAACACATTTAATGTTGTAAAGGTGCGCACAGCAAGGGAAATTTAGAGTGCTgtattttgggctagttggtatagcatACTTTATTTTTGGACGTGCTTGAGAGACAAGTACATAATGAGGCAAACAGAAAACCACAagcggaagcgctctagcaactctTGGTACAGCGCTTACGTTTATGGTGTTCTGTGGTCTTCACTGTGTTCtgcacaatattattgagaactaacagacaataatgccaaggattgtctgtttgttttcattattattatttttaacaaaaaatgcgagcccttaaaagtcatcttctttccttcattcatagcgagggtctcgttctggcagacttgatgccttcaggtagcatgcgagggattattgttcAGCTGCCAGCTCTTAAATTGATCACGTGCTacttgacgccaacaggcagaaaaagagtgttccacactcgccgccttggctgccatcggcgctgactaacactcctaggtttaaatgtacatatatatccAATAAtccggacgggaggatgaccgccgccgtagctcagtggtatagcgtcggacgcgttattcgaaggtcgcaggttcggtccttgccgacggcaagttgtcttttcgtccactttactttcttcacatttatgtcccaattaatacaaataacatccactatactttccttggcattattgtctgttagttctcattaatattttgtctaacaaagaagaactagcccttaaaagtcatcttctttccttcattgactGTGTTCTTGTCTTTCAAGcgcgtccaaaaatacagtatgAAATTTCGAGCTCTGAAAGAGGCCCTggaacacttttctaagtaatcgtcTAATGGTTTCATGAAAAGAGCTTATTatctcatgaatcgactgccgtAAAAATTTTTAGActtcgtcaagtacgagcggagttacagggatttcgcttgctctctcctttttctttccaggccgcgtgctgcgctgtaatgtttggctggcgtgttctcagaagcctcgactactgatcggcagcgttttctgaccctgatgaaaaaagtgttgcagggccccgttAAGTGCGGTTGCAGTCGAATGGTTCACTACCGCAGTAGTGCTCTTCGCACCTTGATTATGGCGCTACCCTTTTTATTGTAACGATGAACACCAATAAATCATTATGTTTCTCTTTATCCACATAGGGCATCGTTATGAACAAGAGAGATCGACTCACTCCAGAGATCCAGCTTAACTGAGGTGTTCAGCGTGGCCCCAAGAGCGTTGGTGGCGACGCATGTGATATGGGTGTCACGGTCCCTCCGGGACAGGTTATGCCTCGCGAGTTTCAACTGTGAGAACATGCCATTGGCCTGCCGATGGCCCTTGCCGAGGGTTGGAGCTGAATTCCAATACCAGGTCAGCCGGAAGTCTGCAAAAAAAGAGTTCGGCGTACACGTGAACCATAAAGGGCGTCGATAACATGAAATACATGCGCGCAGTAGCTTGAGGGTAACCAGGGTATAGCAAAGAGAGGAAGATGTACGAACTTCTTGATTAAAAGGATCGTTAGGAGGGCTGGTCTTTAAACTGTCTTGAAAGTGTAACAGCGCCCACAGGCCGGGACAGAGTAAAGGAAAACAGGACGGAGCACTGTGTCCTGATTTTTTGTTTCTCACTCTGTCCCTGTCTGTGCGCGCTGTAACACTTTCAAGAGTCTTGAACTACTCATCCCGCTTACACTGCTACAGTCTCTTCAAGCACGGTTAAAATCACATTGTAAAGACTAACCAAAACATCATGCATTGCTTAAAAAACTTCTTTCATGAATGCTGACACGGTCTTTCTGTTTTTATCCTCTGTGGTCGTAATATAGTATTTCGTTTATCCTGGGGTTTCCCCATAAAATGTTGTAATACGTCGGTTTAGGTTGTCTCGTACCGTAACTACGCTGTTGTGCTTATGTCTATTTTGTTCTTGCAGCCCAGCCTAGCCGCCAAGGCTATGGGTCCAAACAGTATTGTCTATTGTGTGTATGCAATGTATcaaataaaactgaaaaaaaaaatgctttgatACATGCGAAATTCCCTCAAAGGTAAATTTTCTGCTGAAATGTTTCTGAATTCAACAAGGGCTTCCTTGTAAATGTACCCCGCCACCTTCTTTTTCGCGTTAACGACACTTATTTCTCACTAAATCGCTTATTACAGAGGGCAGGCGTAAGCGAACAAAGTGGAGCAAATAGTGTTGCTAGATGTTCACCAATGTTGGCTTCGCAGGTCAGCATCAATGAGTCACCCTCCATGTAAGGCCCTGCTACGCCGTGGACTTCCTCTCCTTTCTCGTCAAATATGCTTGGCTGGTTAGTGGAACCTGAAAGTAACATAAGCGCGCTAATCACCATtttcaataaaacaaataatGTTGGTGATATCCTTGGCTAGAAGCTGTTTTGCATGGTCCCAAAACCATAGTCTAAAATGAATGCTCGTACAATAACGGAAAGTGCAGCTCTCCTAGAGCGGGGAGAACGTATTCTAAACCTTTCTCTTCTAAATTTCATGATTGCTTCGTTTGGCTGCGATTGTTCTCACTACGTCACTTGGAAATTAACAATCGCCTGTCCCCCCCTTTATATCGtgggcggggcggggggggggaaggggtggCGGTGCTGAAGGTTTACGCACAGTGACTACAGCTGACTGCATACGGTACAGGACGCGAACGCGAACATAACGTACTCTGTGAGCTAAACACGGGTATGAACGTGATGTCATGCATTCAGCGTAGGTCTGTGCACACATAAAAGATATGCCACTTAGGTACGGATGCGGTGTTCGTTTCACGTCCTACTCGACTACCCACCTCTGGAGCCAAGATGGAACGTGATGGAGAACTTCCAGAATGCTCTAACGTTATAACAATTTTGAGCATCAATGTAAGTAGTGTAGAGCCGATTGGTCTCCTACATTTCGGCATATGCATTTACATATCGGAACACGATGTTAACGACAATGCACATTTTGTTAACTCATGTAGAACTGATCATGAAAATAAACATTTCATCAAAACGAATATCTATTAAAATAAAACATGCCGATAACTGCTTTACTTAGGCCACATGTGCACAAGCCGATGCAGGCAATATTTTTGTTACACTGCAGTTAACTAAATCAAGCAAGAAGGAGCGCCGTTTTCGTTATTAACTGAAGAATAATAAGTCTTATGCATTCCTCGCGCGATGTTTATGAACCTTAGAAGAACAGTAGATTGAGCGAGTTATGAATTTATGTTTAGAAAAAAAACGGCGTGCTCACATAGGTGCAGTAAAAGGGGGGCGGTCAACACCATCATGACGGTTGTATTGTATTGTCTGTTTGTGTTCGCGAAAGTAGAGCTAATGGCCATGTGTAAGCTTGCGCTTATATATGTTTAGAGCTTAGAATTTTCTTGAAAGCCACGGTAGACACTTGAGTTATACGTACGGGTCGGCTACATCACGTATAGGCCGGCAACTCTCAACAAAGAGGTTCAGCTTTCCTGCTGAACCTGCATGCTGATAATCGATGCGCATGCTCCTAACCAAGTGCAGATAGCGCAGGATAATGTGATCGGCCCGATAGCGATAACGGTGGAAACACCCAACGAAAATTGTCGCGAAGGCGCGTGATCGGAATATCCAGTGCAGTTCACGGCATTGGTTATGCGCTTTACTGAAGTTTATGGGGCACTGCAATTAGGTGGGAAGCCAGATACTTTTCTGGTCGATAAGGACATTTGAATCGGCTGCGAAAGCGATACTGCACGTCCTACAACTGTACTACGGCTAATTAGATCATCGCTGGCTCGTACACACCACCTACGACAAGCAAAGAAGTGGCTAACGTCCTGGAAGCGCCGTCCTTGAAGGTCGCCTTGCAAACATAAGTCCCTTGGTCCCGCGGCTTCAGCTTCGTCATAGTCAGCGCCGGACTGTCTTCGTGGCCGCCGCGGAAGAACGCTCTGCCCTGCCAGTCGGGGCGTGGACGATGCTGATGGGTGGCCTTGCGGTGAGTGTTCTGTAAGCGCCACAGGTGGTCGTCGGTTAGTTAATATTCACCTGTTGAGAGCACTGTCAACGTTGCTATATCTGTTTCAACGACAGGATAGTGGTAGGCTTTGAACGAAGCGAGAAAAGGCACAGAATCGTATTCTATTTCATGGAAGCTATTATAGGCTTTTCCTAATGTGGTTCTAGCACTGGTCATTTAAATAAGTATGCGCAAATTTCGCGTTCTTTAGACCCTGATGACAGCGTCAAATATATATTCAAATTAATCTTTTCATAGACACTTTGGAAAcgtcagatgatgatgatgaagcaccGCTGTTTAATTTGGGCGGCAACCGCTagaagactatatatatatatatatatatatatatatatatatattcatacagCTTCGGCTTCTGTTGGTGTAATGCAGTGTCGTCTCTGTTtaccttacccccccccccctcccaaatctTTCAAACATGTTTCGCTTATATGAACCTCTGACCACTCGATGCTGCCATCCACTTGTAAACCTGGGCCTCTGAAAGATGTGTCCCATTTCACTGGCCTCGTTGGTCGAATGCCTTGGAATTACAGTACTATGTGTAATAAGCCGAGCGAACCTGCTGACGATATTGGGGACAGAAGAAACGTACGCCCTGGTCGCTCCCAATAGGCTAAGTGCAAGGAAATTACTCCTGATAAAAAGGACAGGAAAAAAGATAGATTcttttgtatctcttttttgtatgtgtttctttctatttctttctttctctttctctctctatttctctttcttccttttctttctctctctctctctctatgtctttcttgtttttatatttttgtgtctttattccctttactccttcctctttctttctatcgctttttttagctctctctctctcctcctttctctctttatgtCTCTCGATTTTCTACCtctttcattttatatttttcttacaccctctctttttcacgtgttcgttttcgtttgacacttgcacctgctgtacacggtagtggggctttcccaattcctgtggcccatacccaccTGAGAGTTTCGcaggacggagcacaagttataGATAGCTTAAAcatcttcactgtaaagagaatgaagagagcgcgtgccggtccatgatagatagatagatagatagatagatagatagatagatagatagatagatagatagatagatagatagatagatagatagatagatagatagatagatagatagatagatagatagatagatagatagatagatagatagatagatagatagatagatagatagatagatagatagatagatagatagatagatagatagatagatagatagatagatagatagatagatagatagatagatagatagatagatagatagatagatagatagatagatagatagatagataaaaaactTAATTTAGGTCCTGAAAGAATCCACCCCCGCTTTATATGGGGAGGATCGCGGGCCGCTTCTACCTAAGGACCCCGCCCAACGTCGCGTCGTGGGCCTTCTCGACAGCCTTGATTTGTTGTAGTAGGACCGGGCTCTTTATCATTGAATAAAATTGATCTTCAGGTAATTCTTGATGCCTTCCCTGTAAAGAGGGCACCTCCAGAGCATATGTCTAAAATCACTGCGATCTCGACAGTCCGGAAAAAGTGCCGAAATGTCTGAGTAATGACTAATTtaagagaacggaaatctgggcgagtttgtaagaatgcatcatagagcaggtagcgcaaaaagaaaaaaaatgtacgttGACACAAGCtaggaacataaacacgagacgagcgctatctCGGTGGCAGCCGTTagaagcgctcgtctcgtgtttatgttcctaTAGCTTGTGTCAACGTATTTTTTTGCGCCACCTGCTCTATAATAACTATTCATGGAAAGGCTGGGGTATGTCCCCGTCTGAAGCATGCCAAGAGAGATTGTCTGTGGCCTAGACAACTTTTCGTGCGGGACTGGGAAAGACCTACGGCCCAATTGATAGTGTTTTGTGGTCGCAATGTCCTTAAAATGGAGGTGGGGGCTGATTCCTCCGCCGGAGCCGCGTACATCCCGGCGCGGTAAGTGACGATAACTTTtatacgacggagcacaagttaccgacagcttaaacttcgctgttaaaaggctTTACGTGAATAGCGCGAACTAATTAGGACAGCAAAGCCAGCCGTAAGTAGAGTTTTGTTCATAGCTCGTAGAGGCAAAATTAGCCCAATTTTCAACCCTACTCAAAGTTTTGTTCAACAAGCGAATATAGTGCGATGTTGCCTTTTGCGTACCTTCGTTCTTTCGGCCATTGTTCAAGAGTCATTCGTTCTGACTACAATCTCACGTACAAGCAAGCAGTACGAAACTAGCACGACATTAATAGACGAAGCAATTGGAGCAGAAAGCGCACTACCTTTTCCTCTTTTTGTCATTTGCGATCTTTTCCAGTTGACGTGATCGGAGTACTCGATGATACTGAACACTACTTAGTACAGAGACAAACATTACAGCTGCGCTAAATTAACTAG comes from the Rhipicephalus sanguineus isolate Rsan-2018 chromosome 6, BIME_Rsan_1.4, whole genome shotgun sequence genome and includes:
- the LOC119396503 gene encoding cell adhesion molecule 1, which encodes MTSLAEVRMAAASCAMLWILLLLSRGIFSACDAASKRQHREREGTSKIVVTEEQRATMHCPSTKDKHVVLIQWFKEDDKGPIYEYQVLPHEDWTHFENTHRKATHQHRPRPDWQGRAFFRGGHEDSPALTMTKLKPRDQGTYVCKATFKDGASRTLATSLLVVGSTNQPSIFDEKGEEVHGVAGPYMEGDSLMLTCEANIDFRLTWYWNSAPTLGKGHRQANGMFSQLKLARHNLSRRDRDTHITCVATNALGATLNTSVKLDLWTPASSVRIRARPFKDGVPASVECEVLGSRPAPLVTWYVGGEGPQDATFTHVQEDTDVATSVLTLTVSAKDRGKTITCVVAHPVTEDRLNASFVVDVHYKPSLRLTVNATKIDSGEDLFMECEVNANPPAMEVSWHLNGRLFSISQAPSVPTASVPFTRTRLDRSDSGNYQCRAWNSCGEAVSNLVAVTVTGADGLSTLLTADFQVIALSALASLTSQVQNF